From the genome of Labrus bergylta chromosome 12, fLabBer1.1, whole genome shotgun sequence, one region includes:
- the top1b gene encoding DNA topoisomerase 1: MSGDHGQGDSQVNSGSKGSDTHKHKDKHRDKEHRHKDHKKDKEREKLKRSNSEHKDHSEKKHRDKEKLKHSEGGSDKHSERHKEKDRDKEKKREEKIKSSHADKPKKEKENGYVRETSPAAIKSEPEEDNGFYPSPQHNKTFKREYDDEEFEYKPKKVKTEQDKKAKKRKHDYDDDEEEEDIKPKKKSKDKKVTEGKKSKKEEGEKWKWWEEERSTDGSKWRFLEHKGPVFAPPYEPLPDKVKFYYDGKLMKLSAPAEEVATFFGKMLDHEYTTKDIFRKNFFKDWRKEMTSEEKSKITDLNKCNFSDMNEYFKTQSEARKQMSKQEKQKIKEENERLLQEYGFCIMDNHKERIGNFRIEPPGLFRGRGDHPKMGMLKRRIRPEDIIINCSKDSKHPKPPQGTKWKEVRHDNKVTWLASWTENIQGSIKYIMLNPSSRIKGEKDWQKYETARRLKKCVDRIRNQYREDWKSKEMRIRQRAVALYFIDKLALRAGNEKEEGETADTVGCCSLRVEHIKLYPKMDDQEYVVEFDFLGKDSIRYYNKIPVEKRVFKNLQLFLENKQPEDDLFDRLNTSILNKHLQELMDGLTAKVFRTYNASITLQQQLKELSCSDDSIPAKILSYNRANRAVAILCNHQRAPPKTFEKSMQNLQTKIDEKQNQLSTAKKQLKAAKADHKASHDEKSKKTLEVKRKAVQRIEEQLMKLQVQATDREENKQIALGTSKLNYLDPRISVAWCKKWSVPIEKIYNKTQREKFAWAIDMAEKDYEF, from the exons ATGAGTGGAGACCACGGGCAAGGAGACTCTCAG GTCAATTCTGGATCCAAAGGAAGTG ACACTCACAAACATAAAGACAAGCACAGAGACAAGGAACACAGGCATAAAGACcacaagaaagacaaagaacgAGAGAAATTAAAGCGCAGTAACAG TGAGCATAAGGACCACTCtgagaagaaacacagagacaaagagaagctGAAGCACAGTGAAGGAGGCTCAGACAAGCACAgtgaaagacacaaagagaaagaccgggacaaagagaagaaaagagaggagaag ATTAAATCATCCCATGCCGACAAGcctaaaaaggaaaaagaaaatggataTGTAAG AGAGACAAGTCCTGCTGCCATAAAGAGTGAGCCTGAAGAAGACAACGGCTTCTACCCCTCCCCCCAACACAACAAGACCTTCAAACGAGAGTATGACGATGAAGA ATTTGAATACAAGCCCAAAAAAGTCAAGACGGAACAAGATAAAAAggccaagaaaagaaaacatgattatGACGacgatgaggaagaagag GACATCAAGCCaaaaaagaagtcaaaagacaaaaaagtaaCAGAGGGAAAGAAGtccaaaaaagaagaaggggaaaagTGGAAATG GTGGGAGGAGGAAAGATCCACCGATGGCTCCAAATGGCGCTTCCTTGAGCATAAAGGTCCAGTGTTTGCACCTCCATATGAACCCTTGCCTGACAAAGTTAAATTTTACTATGATG GTAAGCTTATGAAGCTTAGTGCTCCTGCTGAAGAAGTAGCTACATTTTTTGGAAAGATGTTGGATCACGAGTACACCACGAAAGACATCTTCAGGAAGAACTTCTTTAAAGACTGGAGGAAG GAAATGACATCAGAGGAGAAGTCAAAGATCACAGACCTGAACAAGTGCAACTTCAGTGACATGAATGAGTACTTCAAGACCCAATCAGAAGCAAGGAAACAGATGTCAAAGCAGGAGAAACAG AAAATCAAAGAGGAGAACGAGAGACTCCTCCAGGAGTACGGTTTCTGCATCATGGACAACCACAAAGAGAGGATCGGAAACTTCCGCATTGAGCCCCCAGGCCTCTTCCGTGGACGAGGGGATCATCCGAAAATGGGCATGCTGAAACGGCGCATCAGACCTGAGGACATCATTATTAACTGTAGCAA GGACTCCAAGCACCCTAAACCTCCCCAGGGAACAAAGTGGAAGGAGGTTCGCCATGACAACAAGGTCACCTGGCTGGCATCTTGGACAGAGAACATCCAGGGCTCCATTAAATACATCATGTTGAACCCTAGCTCCAGGATCAAG gGGGAGAAGGATTGGCAGAAATACGAGACTGCGCGACGGTTAAAGAAGTGTGTGGATCGCATCCGTAACCAGTATAGAGAGGACTGGAAATCCAAAGAGATGAGGATCAGGCAGAGAGCTGTTGCACTGTATTTCATAGACAAG CTTGCACTGAGGGCAGGTAATGAAAAGGAGGAAGGGGAGACAGCTGACACAGTAGGCTGCTGCTCGCTGCGAGTGGAGCACATCAAACTGTACCCCAAGATGGATGACCAGGAGTATGTGGTGGAGTTTGACTTCTTGGGGAAGGACTCAATCCGCTACTACAACAAGATCCCTGTGGAGAAAAGG gtctttaaaaacctgcagttatTCCTGGAGAACAAACAGCCTGAAGATGACCTCTTTGACAGACTGAAT ACTTCTATTCTGAATAAGCACTTACAGGAGTTGATGGATGGCCTGACAGCAAAGGTATTTCGTACCTACAATGCCTCCAtcaccctgcagcagcagctcaaggAACTTTCCTGCT CCGATGACAGCATACCAGCCAAAATTCTGTCGTACAACCGAGCCAACCGTGCAGTGGCAATCCTCTGTAATCACCAGAGAGCTCCcccaaaaacatttgaaaagtccATGCAGAACCTTCAGACCAAG ATCGACGAGAAGCAGAATCAACTGTCAACAGCTAAGAAGCAGCTGAAGGCTGCAAAGGCTGATCACAAGGCCTCTCATGATGAAAAGAGCAAAAA gACTTTGGAGGTGAAGCGTAAAGCTGTCCAGAGGATAGAGGAACAGCTGATGAAGCTACAGGTGCAGgcaacagacagagaggagaacaagCAGATTGCTTTGGGCACGTCCAAGCTCAACTACCTGGATCCACGCATCTCTGTTGCATG GTGCAAGAAATGGAGCGTCCCCATTGAGAAGATCTACAACAAAACCCAGAGGGAGAAGTTTGCCTGGGCTATTGACATGGCTGAAAAAGACTATGAGTTTTAA